tcgtttgaaatctgcgccgcttgtagattattttccttacagtggaattatgtatttcaaataatttggagatgcttttaaatcccttgccagactcataggcatgatgacaccacgtTATCTAGATTGGCAttatgacaccacacacctcaatcaCAAAGGGAAGACCAGATaatagatatgagaggggtataaatgagacaggttccacctgcacccCCTAAGCatgttctaatcactggcacccaatcttgaacacctgattctaattttatgtatcagaaggtgtgataaatgtaaaggggtttttacttttacatttaaattgtgagaattactataaaatgtcaattcaatgtgtcatttgatagagtgtatcaaccttattaataggcactgtttcaaagaggatcaaatgtttgcttctccaaatatgtaataaataaataaataaataaaattccatgCAGTATATTTACTTTTACACATGACTGTAATATGTTATTAAAAACATCATCTAGCCTAACATGAGTAtactacaaataaataacagttttaATGTCATTAAGGATCAAAATAAATGTCTAATGAAaaaattataaagaaaaaaacagttttaagCCTTTTTAGAATATGATAGACATGTTTCTTACACATgcaaataatcaacaccttgaaattgtcagaaatgtattgtgtgttttgtattttgtttatttaatggcAGGAAAACTCTGACAATGTGTAAATTCAAAAACTGCCCCAATATATTTGAATTCAccataaaaaagagagatacttatatacctatatatatatatatatatatatatatatatatatatatatatatatatatatatatatatatatatgaatatacagtatactttcatatattatttcattatgtGAGTAACAAAGAGAATATATTGCTGTACCACATGATAAATGGCTACGTTTTTTGATCTAATCAGTTTTAAATTGTGATTTCAGGTGAAATGAGTACAGAAACTACAAATGGAAATAAGTTTGGTCTGTTCTCTGTTTCTTCATTATACTGTTCTGAGTTATACTTTCTGTTATTCTCTACTAGGTATTTTAAAGCGGTAAATACTTTTGGACATTTAAATGTTGGACTTTTTTTCATGCATTTACTCAAAtctcaaataaatatttgacaAAAATATGCAATTAAAAGTCTAATTGTTTTCTGTATCTTTATTTGAATTATAGTCAGCCTTAAAGtatagtgtttattttattagtttatattacatttatatattttattagtttttattaaaattattaagcTGTTTCGATGACAATAGTGTTTCTCTCAGTTTGCTGTTGAAACATAGTAAAACTATTGagttatattatttattgatcTTTTTAGCtaatttatctttatttctgCATTATTACAAAGGCTTTATCATGTCACTGAGCAAAAAGCAAAAAGCACTCTTTACATAACAAGCAAAACACTGCATGTAAATGGTCTAATCATGGATGTAAATGTAGCACTTCTTCCTGTGCAGGTGTGTTTCACTCCATCTCAGAGATGCAGATGATTTTCACTTCTTCTTTTGGAAGATTTTGCCGTTTATCTTTGGCCTGCTTGTTGCCTAACGCTCCCATCCGCTGTTTGCTGTGCTCACTGAAGCCTGTCCTGCACTCCTTCCTCTAGCCacaccacaaaacacaaaaaactgtgaaacaaaacgtgcatgcacacacacacacacacacacacacacaaacaaaacaaaaaaaacaaactagttGTTCTTTAACCAGGCCTGGCTAGTACCATCTAAGAAATTAATTTAGCTTGCTCtgtagattagatttattactATCAGTTATGCAGAAGAAATAAACACTGGTTTAACTTTTAACTCTGATAATGAAGTTGTTTGGCTTTGCTGCAGCTTTGGAGACAGAAAATTAAGAGAAAGGATGTTGCAAATTTCCAAGAACAAAAAATAAgcaagtatttatttttagttcttTTGCAGTGTCGGATTATTGAAATGATCAAACATAATTGGCCAGTAAATTTGCTTATATTCACTCACCAATAAGGCAGTGTCACGTTGTGCTCAATGTATGATTTTCTCTCTTGTTTTAGGTGTTCAACTTATGACCTGACTGTCACAATGCACTTTTctgaaaaaattattaaatatagcTTTCGATTATTTATCGACACATATAGTAGTGCCATCTTCTCTGATTTGTGCCAGGAATGTTTGAAACAAAGTTCCTTCTGGAATATGACATGTACTCATATTTCTTTGaggacttcatcatcatcatcatcatcatcatcataatcaataTAATGTTTATAGTACAACAATATAACAGTTTTAGTGTTCCTTACCAAAGTGTTGTGCCAGTATCTTAATACACTTCAAAATTTTAAGTAAAACATTCAAATTTTAAGGAAGTTCTATTAAGCACTAAATATATATGCCATGTTCTTGAATTGTTTTTATCTTACTGTTTATAGCTCAGCGTGTGACTGAGCCCAACATCACCATGAGCACCAGTACAATGGACAACAACGTTAATCTGCTTTGTTGGTTGGATGGTTTTTCTCCGAAAAAAATAAGTGTTGAGTGGTACAAGGGTAATACGTTGCTCACAGAGAAAGCAACCATGAAGATATTTGAAAGTCTCAACAATGGAGAAAAGACGTTTGATGCACTGAGCCAACTCAGCATTAATGCACAGCAATGGAATGAAGGCACAGAGTTCACCTGTAAAGCCACACACAACTCCAAGATCTTCAGTCAAACATGGAGCAAGTGCAAAGGTCAGTTCCAcagaaaaacactgcaaaataaaaatcttcCATGATGTCTAACTGTAAGTGAACAATCTCTTACATATTGCAGCTGAACCGACATCCAAACCACTGATACGTCTGGAGAAGCCTGGTCTCATGTCAGTATTGACAGATTCAGAAGTAACAGCTTCCTGTGTTGTTGAAACTGTGCACAATACCAGAGTGTCATGGTTTGTAGATGGAAGGGAAAACACAGACAGAGCCATCTTGAAGACACTGGACGGGAGAACTGTTAGCAACCTGACTATCTCTACAGACGAATGGAAAAACTGGCAGACAATAAAATGCACCGCTGCACATCTATGTTTTGGCACAGTAGAGAAGACAATTAATATTCTAGGTATGTtctgtatataatttaaaattatATCATTAGGGGCAACTTAAAAAACACAGTTTACAACTTATTGCTATTTGTGGAAATCAGTCACATGATCAaatattttctactatatacagcgtgtagatagatagataattagatagatagatagatagatgtgttTTTCCAGTTTGTCCCACATATATTAGTTATTTAAACAGTGATTAGAGACACAGCATTTAGATGCATGGGGGATCCTAAATGCCATGTGTGCACACATTAGGTTCCACGTTGGAAAAGtaactttaaaatatttcactttagtGAAACATTTTAACTCATAAGACTTTACCTTATGTTCCTCAGAACCTGTGCAGACAACTCCTACAGTGGTGATCAGGAGGAATCTGGCAGACATACTGAAGGGAGACAGTGCAGTACTGGAGTGTGCTGCAAGAGATCTGCCCTCTGGTGAGCTCTCGGTCATCTTACAGGACAATGGAATAAAGGTCCTTGAACCTCAGTATGTGGATCTGCCCAAAGGAGTGGACATTCTGACTGTACGCTTCACTGTTCCCACAACACTCAGAAACAAAAACCGAGGGTTCACCTGTCAGATTCAGCAAAGCCGTTCCAAACAGTGGACGTCCAATTCTATAGAAAACCTTTTTGGTAAGGAACATTTTAATCTCAATCTCTAGACCATCTGAATACTGGCAATATTTACAGgtcaaaataaaactgaagtgGGGAAAAGGAACACTGGCAGAAATGCCAGCACAGTCAGCATGgggtgtgaattctggctctcaAATTTCATCAATTAGCacatcactcgagttcataCTGTAACTGGTCTCAATTTGAAATGTACatgggaatgtttttttttattcctcacttatgcagttattagtgttgttgttatttgtcCATGATATTTCTTTTTACATACAATTGGCTATAGTTTCAAATATAGGGATCCTGATTCCTCTATTCTAGAGCTGTAGAGCTATCTCGCTGCAACATTTTGACACTGTGATTTTAGGAAATACATCTGTAAATTAATCATAATTAAAGATGGTCGTGAAGGGGTTAAATTTCATGAACACCATTTAGAAACCTGTATTTTTAGTTTATATGAACCCTGATTTTtagtggaaaaaataataaaaaataaaaataaaatggtttatTAGGTTTCCACTATAGAAAGTGGGGTTTataaaaaaagggaaatgtaTAGTACATCATGATGACACATAAATtcacacagacatatacacacacaaagaaacaagCTTTTCAGGGATGTATGACATGACATAATTGTGAAGTAAGCGGAGCATAAGCCTTCCGCAAAGTTGCAAAGTTTCAGATAATGTGGTGTTCatgagtggacaaaaaaaatgacaaacatttttttgttgacttttcatatatttattactaCAGTTAAAGAGAAGCCATGttaattatgcttttttttttcacaaaaatctaaatataaaaatgacatgtGACCACAGTTAATTTTTTCTACCAGTAATGTCTTGCCATGAGGTTGTTTAAATTTGTTTAGCCAGAATTCATTTTCTTAGATTTCATGCTATAATATTTGTGCTTCTTTCCAGGTGACCCTTCAGTGGAACTTTCAGCTGTTTCCAGCACTGATAACTCTGgatcaattacacaaaaacttATTTGTTCTGGAACTGGATTCAACCCACAAATTAAGTGGCTCCATAAATCTGTGCCAAATGCTCTTAAAGAAGTGATGATGCAAGGAGATGGACGTGTGAAAGTATCCAGTGAGATATTGGTTCAACAACAGGAGTGGAATAATGATTGTGTATGTGAGGTCAGTGATCAGGATAATCTCAAACCTGTCCAGAAGAGCATCAGAGTTTGTGCAGGTATTCTAACAAAGGACTATTtatccaaaaagttcataatcTTACAATTTCATTAAACTCCATGAAACAGATGTAAGTGAATAACTGTAACAGAACAATCTCTTGTGTGTTGCAGCTCATTCAAATGTCAAGCCACTGATACGTCTGGATAAACCTGGTCTCATGTCAGTATTGAAAGATTCAGAAGTAACAGCTTCCTGTGTTGTTGAAACTGTGCACAATACCAGAGTGTCATGGTTTGTAGATGGAAaggaaaaaacagacagagtCACCTTGAAGACACTGGCCGGGAAAACTGTTAGCAACCTGACTATCTCTACAAACGTTTGGAAAAACTGGCAGACAATAAAATGCACCGCTGCACATCCATGTTTTGACACAGTAGAGAAGACAATTAATATTCTAGGTATGttctatatataatttttaattatatcaTTAGGGGCAACTTAAAAAACACAGTTTACAACTTATTGCTATTTGTGGAAATCAGGCACATGATCAaatattttctactatatacagcgtatagatagatagatagatagatagatagatagatgtgttTTCCCAGTTTGCCCCACATATATTAGTTATTTAAACAGTGATTAGAGACACAGCATTTAGATGCATGGGGGATCCTAAATGCCATGTGTGCACACATTAGGTTCCACGTTGGAAAAGtaactttaaaatatttcactttagtGAAACATTTTAACTCATAAGACTTTACCTTATGTTCCTCAGAACCTGTGCAGACAACTCCTACAGTGGTGATCAGGAGGAATCTGGCAGACATACTGAAGGGAGACAGTGCAGTACTGGAGTGTGCTGCAAGAGATCTGCCCTCTGGTGAGCTCTCGGTCATCTTACAGGACAATGGAATAAAGGTCCTTGAACCTCAGTATGTGGATCTGCCCAAAGGAGTGGACACTCTGACTGTACGCTTCACTGTTCCCACAACACTCAGAAACAAAAACCGAGGGTTCACCTGTCAGATTCAGCAAAGCCGTTCCAAACAGTGGACGTCCAATTCTATAGAAAACCTTTTTGGTAAGGAACATTTCAATCTCAATCTCTAGACCATCTGCATACTGGCAATATTTACAGgtcaaaataaaactgaagtgGGGGAAAAGGAACACTGGCAGAAATGCCAGCACAGTCAGCATGgggtgtgaattctggctctcaAATTTCATCAATTAGCacatcactcgagttcataCTGTAACTGGTCTCAATTTGAAATGTACatgggaatgtttttttttattcctcacttatgcagttattagtgttgttgttatttgtcCATGATATTTCTTTTTACATACAATTGGTTATAGTTTCAAATATAGGGATCCTGATTCCTCTATTCTAGAGCCGTAGAGCTATCTCGCTGCAACATTTTGACACTGTGATGTGTGTAAAATGCCTGCTTTCTGTAAATATGACACAGGAAAGGTTATTTTATTCCCTTCACATGAGGGGAAATACATTTTTGCTATGAAATGTCAAGTCAAGAGATGACCTGGATCAgccataaaaacacaaaataaggtGGTTTAAATCTACATAGCCAGAAATGAAATCTTTACATTTCATGGTCCTCTCCAGGTGACCCTTCAGTGGAACTTTTAGTTATTTCCAGCGTGGATAAATCTGCATCGGCGACACAAAAACTTCTTTGCGCTGCAACTGGACTTAACCCAAAGATAAACTGGCTCCCTGAATCTGAGGTAAATGCTCTCAGTGCTCTCAGTAAAGTAACAGTGGATTCAGATGGACGTGTGAAAGTGTCCAGTGAGATTTCGGTTCCACTGCAACAGTGGAATAATAGAGTTATATTTACCTGCCGAGTCAGCGATCAGGATCCTCTGAAACCTGTTGAGAAGAACACCAGTATTTGTGCAGGTATTCTAATAACAGCCTAAATATCAGAAAAGTTCATGATCtttatacaaaaaatacaaatcttACACGTATGTATGTGTCTGTACATCTCTACACTAATGTCATTTCTTTATCTCCAGTGACTCCAGATTTTGCTCAGAAGGCACAGGTTTACCTGTTGGCTCCCTCCATCAGTGACATGAGAGCAAATGATCATGTCTCTGTCACCTGTCTGCTATTGGGCCACAGGCTCAATGACTTCTCGATTGTTTGGAAAATAGGAAAGGGCATCACCTCTCAGGGTGTGACCACACAACCTCTCAGAGTCCACAGCAATGGAACAGAGAGTATCCAAAGTGTTCTAAAGGTTCCAGCTGCAAAGTGGAACGCATACACAACTGTTTCCTGTGAAGTGACACACCTCTGCTCCACCACGAAAATGGAGCACACCATCTCTAAAACCAGAGGCAAGTTCTCACATAAACACCGATCTCTAAGACCCATATTTAttcttttgtaaaaaataataaataaataaaaagtttttatttttatgaatattaatagtCATAAATATGATTTTAGTCCATGTCACATtgcattaatttattatttgcaTACACACCATCAGCCAAGATAATAATAATCGACGAGGTGATGCAGTTACTGCCctgaagttgatttttttttcctataacagcatgtctcaaagtgttttacctcttatatcacagcataGTTATATGCaatattgtggaatgtctgcaaaacaagttagtcaaacacagctataaacagtcatattCTCACTTCCTTTTGGAGATAAGAAGACGAAAATGCTGTGAAACACAATGTCCATCCTTCAACTTAAAGcagcagctttacctctgactgttacaaagcactgacactggagactccttccataaatgtgaaataaatgtctccttagaGAAGCCTTGACCATACCAATGATTAAGAGTTTTTCTTattatattctttattatttgatAAGTCCCtttgaattagctgttactttAGAAATTATCACGttttagaatgagcacattaatataaacctgtgacctGAACATCTGACCAGTCAAAATGAAGAATTCAGTGGCATAACTGTGATACAAATTTATTGCTAATTAATAAGTTTTAAAGAACTACTGCAATTCTGAGTTGATATtagctcttttttaaaattatttgtagCCCCAGACCGCAAAAGTCCCACCGTCCGAATTCTCGGTCCCAGTGATGACGATCTGTCAGGAGCTCGTAACACAAATCTTCTCTGCTTGGTCGACGGCTTCCGCCCTGCTGATATCTCTGTGCACTGGGAGCTGAATGGCAGCCGGCTGGATGCATCTCAGTTCATCAACAGTCCAGTCGGCAAAGCCTCTGAGTTGGGTGATTATTCCATGCACAGTGCACTGATATTACCAGCATCAAAAAGAGAGAACAGCACTTTTTCCTGTGTGGTCAGCCACGAGTCATCTGAAAAGCCAATCAGGAACTCGATTAACAACATATACGGTCAGTAACATgtcatatattaatatttgatatatatatatatataatatatatatatatataaaatgtgtcacATGTATATACTAAGCAAGAGactattttaaagataattgtataaaatccaaataagctttacagatctttattggaaagggtttaaacaatgtctttcatgcttgttcaatgaatcataaacaattattgcacatgcacctgtggaacagtccttaagacactaacagtttacaggcggtgggcaattaaggtcacagttacaataacttaggacactaaagagagctttatactgactctgaaaaacaccagaagaaagatgcctagggttcctgctcacctgcatgaacatgccataggcctgatGTAGGGAGGCatgatgtggccagagcaataaactgtagatgtgtccagagcaataaactgcaatgtctgtaacgtAAGACgtctaagacagtgctacagggaaacaggaaggacagctgatcgtccttgcaatGGAAAATTACACGTAACCATGCCCCCCCCCaaacgtgatggagaacttgcaaataccttggtggaagagtggggtaacatctcacagtgagaactgacaaatctggtgca
This genomic interval from Ictalurus furcatus strain D&B chromosome 2, Billie_1.0, whole genome shotgun sequence contains the following:
- the LOC128617396 gene encoding uncharacterized protein LOC128617396 translates to MREKIVTETDFVRRIGQFIHCDYNSYFDYWGKGTQVTVTSAVQSAPKSLFPVWQCGSATDGLITLGCVTRDLASADGLSFIWKDASGSALTDVVQYPAVQATGGYTSVSHVRVKASDWNGNKKFTCEVKNGLGSKDASLQKPVERELHASLLLTTPTQTEIDNGTATFICLATPFSPKSHTFKWTLEKADISNKVKENIVSQNKGNFTAISVLELSASEWTSSTSPVKCEFQQKNHNVLKEASYAPGDTKQPQVKIIGPSTKDILVKRAGQLECRAEGDLGFKSIKWLIGSQEISSLSGPNVSSKTTVTLQTRISFEEWSDGTEFTCEVEHEAFTQQYEKVSFKRENGNPEFPKVYLLAPPESSGESVTLTCYVKDFYPKEVAVSWLVNDKQVEEVGGYEQNTTAVIDRNNLFSVYSQLIIKTADWNSGSLFSCLVYHESIKDCVRHISRSIAKDSKTPTLVNLTLTNPQSCSTDVVNISSITVLSATSQDIRPLSFMWRTFSTIFLEGLGVTGFMFCLWSTEIFHYEMEMDDDNMANTALTFVFLFLITLFYSIGVTVFKLLFIAQRVTEPNITMSTSTMDNNVNLLCWLDGFSPKKISVEWYKGNTLLTEKATMKIFESLNNGEKTFDALSQLSINAQQWNEGTEFTCKATHNSKIFSQTWSKCKAEPTSKPLIRLEKPGLMSVLTDSEVTASCVVETVHNTRVSWFVDGRENTDRAILKTLDGRTVSNLTISTDEWKNWQTIKCTAAHLCFGTVEKTINILEPVQTTPTVVIRRNLADILKGDSAVLECAARDLPSGELSVILQDNGIKVLEPQYVDLPKGVDILTVRFTVPTTLRNKNRGFTCQIQQSRSKQWTSNSIENLFGDPSVELSAVSSTDNSGSITQKLICSGTGFNPQIKWLHKSVPNALKEVMMQGDGRVKVSSEILVQQQEWNNDCVCEVSDQDNLKPVQKSIRVCAAHSNVKPLIRLDKPGLMSVLKDSEVTASCVVETVHNTRVSWFVDGKEKTDRVTLKTLAGKTVSNLTISTNVWKNWQTIKCTAAHPCFDTVEKTINILEPVQTTPTVVIRRNLADILKGDSAVLECAARDLPSGELSVILQDNGIKVLEPQYVDLPKGVDTLTVRFTVPTTLRNKNRGFTCQIQQSRSKQWTSNSIENLFGDPSVELLVISSVDKSASATQKLLCAATGLNPKINWLPESEVNALSALSKVTVDSDGRVKVSSEISVPLQQWNNRVIFTCRVSDQDPLKPVEKNTSICAVTPDFAQKAQVYLLAPSISDMRANDHVSVTCLLLGHRLNDFSIVWKIGKGITSQGVTTQPLRVHSNGTESIQSVLKVPAAKWNAYTTVSCEVTHLCSTTKMEHTISKTRAPDRKSPTVRILGPSDDDLSGARNTNLLCLVDGFRPADISVHWELNGSRLDASQFINSPVGKASELGDYSMHSALILPASKRENSTFSCVVSHESSEKPIRNSINNIYASVTENAPSVELLQGQNKLVCLVYGYSPSAIKITWLLNSVSVQHDDSTNSSAKRPDGKFSIKSHLKVQASEWAPGDTYTCHVKHITGIVTRDISKKEFTEETIYFDENKSETSTLDQAEETWNMACAFIILFVISLLYGCSVTLVKVKIA